The following are encoded in a window of Roseivirga misakiensis genomic DNA:
- a CDS encoding Gfo/Idh/MocA family protein, with product MENTGRRTFIKTSALVGGGLLLGNPFNITANPFKVADKVNIAVVGCGGRGRGVIFSNIPKIPSANLVAVCDIVESRRERSKDRFNKQYNTKVKAHEDFYEMLEKENLDAVVLTTPDFWHMKHAVDALNAGLHVYCEKAMSNNIKDARKMAEAMKSTGKLLQIGRQRRSNDRYRFTHQILLEQEKMFGRLTHAIGQWNRSEIWTQRPNKMDKLDLKKLKRFGFNTVDEVYNWRNYKALGGGVVSDLGSHQIDIFNWFFGAFPHTVYAAGNNSYFGLEQADTMATILEYDTPNGPAIGIYENISNSRAVGVYERFIGDDGAFIISEGKDNKIYRESKVAAESWKKYIDKGYIANLADMQQYKEKESGDSGIKETAPQISYDIKDMNDMDKVYNLAAHTAHLYNFVESVREEETLNYDAEESYKSEVCIYKIHEAINKGGQRIKISPKEYKI from the coding sequence TAGGAAACCCTTTTAACATTACGGCTAACCCATTCAAAGTCGCTGACAAGGTAAATATTGCTGTAGTAGGTTGTGGTGGTCGTGGTCGAGGCGTTATTTTCAGTAACATCCCTAAAATTCCGAGTGCAAACCTAGTTGCGGTTTGTGATATCGTTGAAAGCCGAAGAGAGCGTTCTAAAGATCGATTTAATAAGCAATACAATACAAAAGTGAAGGCTCACGAGGATTTCTATGAAATGCTCGAGAAAGAAAATTTAGATGCAGTTGTGCTAACCACACCTGATTTCTGGCACATGAAACATGCCGTAGACGCCTTGAATGCAGGATTACATGTCTATTGTGAAAAGGCAATGTCTAATAACATTAAGGATGCTAGAAAAATGGCAGAAGCCATGAAAAGCACTGGTAAATTGCTCCAAATCGGTCGTCAAAGGCGATCAAATGACCGCTATAGATTTACCCATCAAATTCTATTGGAGCAAGAAAAGATGTTTGGTCGATTGACTCATGCGATTGGTCAATGGAACCGATCTGAAATATGGACTCAGCGCCCTAACAAAATGGATAAGCTGGACTTGAAAAAGCTTAAAAGGTTCGGTTTTAACACTGTAGACGAAGTTTATAACTGGAGAAACTATAAGGCGCTTGGTGGCGGTGTAGTTTCTGATTTGGGCTCACACCAGATAGATATTTTTAACTGGTTTTTTGGAGCTTTCCCACATACCGTTTATGCAGCTGGCAACAACTCATATTTCGGTTTAGAACAAGCTGATACCATGGCCACCATATTGGAATATGATACACCGAATGGTCCAGCGATCGGTATTTACGAAAACATCTCTAACTCGAGAGCTGTAGGTGTTTACGAACGTTTCATTGGAGACGATGGTGCATTTATAATCTCTGAAGGCAAAGACAACAAGATTTATCGCGAATCTAAAGTAGCGGCTGAAAGCTGGAAAAAGTACATTGACAAAGGCTACATCGCTAACCTAGCGGATATGCAGCAATACAAAGAAAAAGAGTCAGGCGACTCTGGAATCAAGGAAACTGCGCCTCAGATCAGTTATGACATTAAGGACATGAATGATATGGACAAAGTTTACAATTTAGCTGCGCATACGGCCCACCTTTACAACTTTGTAGAGTCAGTAAGAGAAGAAGAAACTTTAAATTATGACGCTGAAGAGTCTTATAAATCAGAAGTATGTATTTATAAAATACATGAAGCGATCAACAAAGGTGGACAGCGTATCAAAATCAGTCCAAAAGAGTATAAAATATAG
- a CDS encoding PLDc N-terminal domain-containing protein — MGPASATVFFVLYGIPAIIIISALISVLKSEFKVEQNKLIWVIVVIVLPVLGALLYFAIGRSQRIQLE; from the coding sequence ATGGGACCAGCAAGCGCTACTGTATTTTTTGTATTGTATGGAATCCCCGCAATTATCATTATCTCGGCTCTGATAAGTGTGCTAAAAAGTGAATTCAAAGTAGAGCAAAATAAGCTAATATGGGTGATAGTAGTCATTGTACTTCCAGTATTAGGAGCCTTACTCTATTTTGCTATTGGTCGCTCCCAAAGAATTCAACTTGAATAA
- a CDS encoding PLDc N-terminal domain-containing protein, which produces MLLYIIPFLIVLAALIDIVKNEFEPSQNKLIWVIVVILIPVLGSILYFFIGRSQKVGS; this is translated from the coding sequence ATGCTCTTGTACATCATCCCCTTTCTAATTGTATTAGCAGCATTGATCGACATTGTGAAAAATGAATTTGAACCAAGTCAAAATAAATTGATCTGGGTCATAGTAGTCATTCTAATCCCTGTTTTGGGATCAATTCTCTACTTTTTTATTGGAAGAAGCCAGAAGGTAGGAAGTTAA
- a CDS encoding carboxypeptidase-like regulatory domain-containing protein encodes MVIRFFLIFALIITPLLLKSQDKVITFRGQILDSKTSDPIPFANLRLNNFNYGTSTNLEGRFELKLTRDRFSGDNLLSISCIGYKTLLLKLLGVDPLSYQTIKLVPDENALDDVIVRSSRAARRENNQAKTIVMDAISSIPSNRAKSSYLAKTFYRHYCKEGDDYVRLTEAAIDLRQFKGKGTFVQIPEQRLQFGLQQMRRSFDYTKFAKLSHPPISLNFLISNDLMNYEFHNPIRRKLDSYQFIIDDTTSYDSEAIIVIEFEPKDEKQFSLNYSGKLYINLTNKAIIRADIKETRSYSNRLDSISSVVDKQVFYQKIGYRYYPQRMISDVAATHFSVNTEGKMTNPVIHQSHVELLVNDIKTKSKVQFSAGEPSEEELRNINYDSLFWKSYTVLEATPLEQKIIDDLSKKVKLNKQFEAINRLKEGVKTIVENTKFQQALTDMEEIPVYTVLWAKWSIPNFYDLIPSPYLRKMIKKGKVKLLMVSLDENEQDWLTNREIYGFDKPYIAHKRVPLGFGDEIVMEFYKSIVPDFLMLNNSREIVDHSPPLPSEIDVKAYYQYLLKHQSVETPSR; translated from the coding sequence ATGGTCATCCGATTTTTTCTAATTTTCGCCCTAATTATTACTCCACTTTTATTAAAAAGTCAGGATAAAGTAATCACTTTTAGAGGACAGATTCTCGATTCAAAAACTAGTGATCCAATACCTTTCGCCAACCTACGTTTAAACAATTTTAATTACGGTACATCTACAAATCTTGAAGGAAGGTTTGAGCTAAAACTTACACGTGATCGTTTCAGTGGAGACAACTTGTTGAGCATTTCCTGTATAGGTTATAAAACCTTATTGCTGAAGTTATTAGGTGTAGATCCTTTAAGTTATCAGACAATTAAATTAGTACCAGATGAAAATGCACTAGACGATGTGATTGTCAGGAGTAGTCGGGCGGCAAGAAGGGAGAATAATCAAGCCAAAACCATAGTAATGGATGCTATTTCGAGCATCCCCTCTAACCGTGCTAAAAGTAGTTACTTGGCCAAGACATTCTACCGACATTATTGTAAGGAAGGTGATGATTATGTAAGACTCACTGAAGCTGCTATTGACCTACGGCAGTTCAAAGGAAAAGGAACCTTTGTACAAATTCCAGAGCAACGGTTACAGTTTGGCCTACAGCAAATGAGAAGGAGTTTTGATTACACCAAGTTCGCCAAACTATCGCACCCTCCTATCTCCTTAAATTTTTTGATTTCGAATGATCTTATGAATTATGAGTTCCACAATCCTATCAGGAGAAAACTCGATAGCTATCAGTTCATCATCGACGACACAACTTCTTATGATAGCGAAGCCATAATTGTCATTGAATTTGAGCCCAAAGATGAGAAACAATTTAGCCTCAACTATTCTGGTAAACTCTACATCAACTTAACTAATAAGGCCATTATCAGGGCTGACATTAAAGAAACACGAAGTTACTCAAATCGCTTAGACAGCATTTCTTCTGTGGTAGACAAGCAGGTCTTCTATCAAAAAATTGGATATCGATACTATCCGCAACGGATGATTTCGGATGTGGCCGCCACCCACTTTTCTGTCAATACGGAAGGAAAAATGACTAATCCTGTCATTCATCAATCCCATGTAGAACTTCTGGTGAATGACATTAAGACCAAATCAAAAGTCCAATTTTCAGCTGGTGAGCCTTCGGAAGAGGAATTGAGGAATATCAATTACGACTCGCTTTTCTGGAAAAGTTATACCGTACTAGAAGCTACTCCGCTAGAACAAAAAATCATTGATGATCTTTCGAAAAAGGTAAAACTCAACAAACAGTTCGAGGCTATAAATCGACTAAAAGAGGGCGTTAAAACCATCGTTGAAAACACCAAATTTCAACAAGCATTGACCGACATGGAGGAAATACCGGTTTATACCGTTTTGTGGGCTAAATGGAGTATTCCTAACTTCTATGATCTTATACCGTCTCCGTATTTAAGGAAAATGATCAAGAAAGGTAAAGTCAAATTACTCATGGTTTCCTTAGATGAAAATGAGCAGGATTGGTTAACTAATAGAGAGATTTATGGGTTTGACAAGCCTTACATAGCGCATAAACGTGTTCCATTGGGCTTTGGCGATGAGATTGTAATGGAGTTTTACAAATCGATAGTTCCCGACTTCTTAATGCTTAATAATTCGAGAGAAATAGTTGATCACTCTCCTCCTTTGCCATCTGAAATAGACGTGAAAGCGTATTATCAGTACCTCTTAAAGCATCAATCAGTCGAAACGCCTTCCAGATAG
- a CDS encoding LolA-like protein gives MQKLLLLLTLSLSMNAVPHAQITSTDQLLDAMQVKNRSSWFKEFTFRQETIRYNQNGSIRDTAIWYEAVSYPDHFRIDYNDQGRFVIFRNDSSYRFQNYALQSQRIEPQEFLLFKGGMYFMSPVEVKAKLKTYGYDTSVFREDRLNGKKAYVVGAKKGDLKTKQFWIDADHYFTVRRISDVGQGRILDVQYSDHKRVNGGWVEQKVTFYLNERLLQVENYLDINANLKIPPNVFNPFDPSKSWFK, from the coding sequence ATGCAAAAGCTCCTGTTACTTCTCACGCTTTCACTTTCAATGAATGCTGTTCCTCATGCTCAAATCACAAGCACGGATCAGTTACTAGATGCTATGCAAGTGAAAAATCGGAGTTCTTGGTTTAAAGAATTCACTTTTCGGCAAGAAACCATACGCTACAACCAAAATGGTAGTATCAGGGATACGGCTATTTGGTACGAGGCTGTCAGTTACCCCGATCATTTTAGAATTGATTACAATGACCAAGGACGGTTTGTAATCTTCCGAAATGACTCATCCTATCGCTTCCAGAATTATGCTTTGCAATCGCAGAGAATCGAGCCCCAAGAGTTCTTACTTTTTAAAGGGGGAATGTACTTTATGAGTCCTGTAGAAGTCAAAGCAAAGCTTAAAACTTATGGCTATGACACATCCGTTTTTAGGGAAGATCGGCTAAACGGAAAAAAAGCTTATGTGGTAGGTGCGAAAAAAGGCGATCTCAAAACGAAACAGTTCTGGATTGATGCTGATCACTATTTCACGGTCAGAAGGATTAGCGATGTAGGGCAGGGTAGGATTCTCGATGTTCAGTATAGCGATCACAAGCGGGTAAATGGAGGCTGGGTAGAGCAAAAGGTGACCTTTTACTTAAATGAGCGTTTATTACAAGTAGAGAATTATCTAGATATAAATGCCAACCTAAAAATTCCTCCAAATGTCTTCAATCCATTTGATCCATCTAAAAGCTGGTTTAAATAA
- a CDS encoding N-acetylmuramoyl-L-alanine amidase family protein → MTFLFKKLSPDCIGSEVKRIVFLFIIFQSLWILNSNAQSTPKTVIAVSGDGIHKILIKHGFDPIKYYNEFIRLNKKNISRSNGLFIGKKYTLPTKAKNDSPAKPNSINYPLFGKKYENVPIVSTDLKGAIYYLISGHGGPDPGAVAKRSGKTLAEDEYAYDVTLRLARGLLARGAQVYLIIKDANDGIRDESILKVDYDEVNYPDQKIPRNQKLRLRQRTLSVNKLFGQNGKAYQRLIVTHVDSRGQKENVDVFFYHHKNSKKGKKLADELQSTFKKKYEQYQPNRKYTGTVSNRSNLYVIRNTLPPMVYIELGNLKNTKDQRRILNSENREALANWITEGLLADYKKAN, encoded by the coding sequence ATGACCTTTCTTTTTAAGAAATTAAGCCCTGATTGCATCGGCAGCGAAGTGAAAAGAATTGTATTCCTATTTATAATCTTTCAATCTCTCTGGATTCTAAATTCCAATGCCCAATCGACCCCAAAAACTGTCATCGCCGTATCTGGAGATGGAATCCACAAAATCTTAATTAAACACGGTTTCGACCCCATCAAGTATTACAACGAGTTCATTCGACTGAACAAGAAAAATATTAGTCGATCCAATGGTCTCTTTATTGGGAAAAAGTATACGCTCCCTACAAAAGCTAAAAATGATAGCCCAGCGAAACCAAATAGTATTAACTATCCCCTATTTGGAAAGAAATATGAGAACGTGCCCATTGTGAGCACCGACCTGAAGGGTGCCATTTATTATTTGATTTCAGGTCATGGAGGCCCAGATCCGGGTGCTGTGGCCAAAAGGAGTGGAAAAACCCTGGCAGAGGATGAATACGCCTATGATGTGACATTAAGATTAGCCAGAGGGCTCTTGGCACGTGGTGCTCAAGTCTACCTAATCATAAAAGATGCAAATGACGGCATTAGGGACGAATCGATTTTAAAGGTTGATTATGATGAAGTCAATTATCCAGATCAGAAAATCCCTAGAAACCAAAAATTGAGATTACGTCAACGGACTTTATCCGTCAACAAGCTTTTTGGCCAAAATGGAAAGGCATATCAAAGGTTGATCGTAACACATGTAGACAGTCGTGGACAGAAGGAAAACGTAGATGTGTTTTTCTACCATCATAAAAATAGTAAGAAGGGTAAGAAACTGGCTGACGAGCTACAATCTACCTTTAAAAAGAAATATGAACAGTACCAGCCTAACCGAAAATATACGGGTACAGTAAGTAACCGTAGCAATTTGTATGTAATCAGGAATACGCTGCCACCGATGGTTTACATAGAACTAGGTAACTTAAAGAACACCAAAGACCAGAGAAGAATCCTTAATTCAGAGAATCGGGAGGCGCTTGCTAATTGGATCACGGAAGGTCTATTGGCAGATTATAAGAAAGCGAATTAG
- a CDS encoding 6-bladed beta-propeller: MRNICSLLFLLGVLSACKDSKPSAISQKDQGHRLESYQLDVESKKVRFHETIEKVELIRLEETSTSLLSRIEQVYWDQEKLIIHKGGSKDIFIFDESGNFINKINRSGNGPEEYARIDELWVNDGRLSIYTRFVGTIKQYNMKGEFISSTRIPTIFAEMGHLLPYKDDYVLETNFSTSIDSSRFKWLKLDKDFKVTGKFLPFKPVIKEEFHPHYSKTHPLTKYQNSLLLFRSHSDTIYRLTENKIEPFVHLDFGDDWHWKGHDRLTHDLFTKFETDPVPKVWQIFAQISEDRMYIKAIVGMSHWEHFLINRSDSIITRLDIRKNRDVELEMTPLRWKNDKLVVSLGSTDVREFLAELSDDQIIYKSGATLSEIEASENPALLLINFNK, encoded by the coding sequence ATGCGAAACATCTGTTCCTTGCTATTCCTTTTAGGTGTTCTCAGTGCATGTAAGGATTCCAAACCCTCGGCCATTTCGCAAAAAGACCAAGGCCATAGGCTAGAAAGCTATCAATTAGACGTTGAGTCGAAGAAAGTTAGGTTTCACGAAACGATCGAAAAGGTAGAACTGATTAGACTGGAAGAGACTTCAACTTCTCTCCTTTCTAGAATAGAACAAGTTTATTGGGATCAAGAAAAACTCATTATTCACAAAGGCGGAAGTAAGGACATCTTTATATTCGATGAATCGGGAAACTTCATTAACAAAATCAATAGATCTGGTAATGGACCAGAAGAATACGCAAGGATAGATGAATTATGGGTTAACGATGGTAGGCTATCAATCTACACTCGGTTTGTAGGTACAATAAAACAGTATAACATGAAGGGTGAATTTATTTCCTCCACCCGTATACCGACCATTTTCGCTGAAATGGGGCATTTGTTGCCTTATAAAGATGATTATGTCCTTGAAACGAATTTTAGTACTTCTATCGATTCATCACGCTTTAAGTGGTTAAAACTGGATAAGGATTTTAAGGTAACTGGTAAGTTTTTACCATTTAAACCTGTTATCAAAGAGGAGTTCCACCCTCACTATAGCAAAACCCATCCCTTGACAAAATATCAAAATAGCTTGCTACTATTCCGTTCCCATTCCGATACGATTTATCGGCTCACTGAAAATAAAATCGAACCTTTCGTTCATCTAGACTTTGGGGACGATTGGCACTGGAAAGGTCATGATCGACTTACTCATGACCTGTTCACCAAATTTGAAACTGACCCAGTCCCTAAAGTATGGCAAATATTTGCACAGATTTCAGAGGATCGTATGTATATAAAAGCAATAGTGGGCATGTCGCATTGGGAGCACTTTTTGATCAATCGATCTGATTCCATAATAACCCGGTTAGATATTCGAAAAAACAGAGATGTTGAACTTGAAATGACTCCTTTACGGTGGAAGAACGATAAATTGGTTGTTTCGCTAGGCTCAACGGATGTGAGAGAGTTTTTGGCTGAATTGTCAGACGATCAAATAATCTATAAATCAGGGGCTACCCTTTCGGAAATTGAGGCTTCAGAAAATCCCGCTTTACTTCTTATAAACTTCAATAAATAA
- a CDS encoding 6-bladed beta-propeller, whose protein sequence is MISRNKILILFTGFAFLLSCERTEKESVTEPTNIDEFRSYPLDIDVPSRSGFDLIEGIEVLGLEETDESLLEGLIDASFTNGQIIFKNGRKEQVFIYDENGKFISKIEQSGGGPEEYTTIRNLWVNKDLIQIYDGRRIISFNLDGTFASAATFKNRVAHAHSIENGYVGDVSRSPVDGDLNYYLELLNNNLERETLAIPYAKLKQTNMFWLLTPFSKYNDHLVYQHTNGDTLYKVQANGVSPLLSIDLGDKWVWKDLAVYDDLKRQSLLRRENGAVSMFFMRASEQFIYVNAIRSGTFLINRSTGDYQKISFDKKGEGRFGLSYINWVDGKMVYWISSADIGEFLNELDPEKVKFLGGKNLEAIESSENPVLIWVEFKTDLQ, encoded by the coding sequence ATGATATCAAGAAATAAAATACTCATTTTATTCACAGGCTTTGCATTCCTGCTTTCCTGCGAAAGGACCGAAAAAGAATCCGTCACTGAGCCAACAAACATTGATGAGTTTAGAAGCTACCCGTTAGATATTGATGTACCAAGCCGGAGCGGCTTCGATTTAATTGAAGGTATAGAAGTGTTAGGCCTTGAGGAAACCGATGAATCTTTATTGGAAGGCCTTATTGATGCTAGTTTTACGAATGGTCAGATCATTTTCAAAAACGGCAGAAAGGAACAAGTATTCATTTATGATGAAAATGGCAAGTTCATATCAAAGATTGAGCAATCAGGAGGTGGCCCTGAAGAGTATACAACCATCAGGAACCTTTGGGTCAATAAGGATTTAATTCAGATATATGATGGGCGTCGGATTATAAGTTTTAATCTCGACGGCACTTTTGCAAGTGCTGCCACATTCAAAAACAGGGTTGCTCACGCACATAGTATAGAAAATGGGTATGTCGGTGATGTCAGCAGGTCTCCTGTCGATGGCGATTTAAATTATTACCTAGAACTTCTCAACAACAATCTTGAACGCGAAACTTTGGCCATTCCCTATGCGAAACTTAAGCAAACAAATATGTTTTGGTTGTTAACCCCATTTTCAAAATATAACGATCATTTGGTCTATCAGCATACTAATGGCGATACGCTTTATAAGGTTCAGGCAAATGGAGTAAGCCCACTTTTGTCAATTGACCTTGGAGATAAATGGGTTTGGAAAGATTTAGCAGTTTATGACGACCTTAAACGGCAGAGTTTATTAAGAAGGGAAAACGGTGCCGTAAGTATGTTTTTCATGCGTGCTTCTGAGCAATTCATCTATGTGAACGCAATAAGAAGTGGTACCTTTTTAATCAATCGATCAACGGGTGACTATCAAAAAATCTCATTTGATAAGAAAGGTGAAGGTCGCTTCGGCCTTAGCTACATCAATTGGGTTGATGGAAAAATGGTTTACTGGATTAGCTCTGCTGATATTGGAGAATTCTTAAATGAGCTCGATCCTGAAAAAGTAAAATTCTTGGGCGGCAAAAACCTAGAGGCGATCGAGTCATCTGAAAACCCGGTTTTAATTTGGGTGGAATTCAAAACCGATCTCCAATAA
- a CDS encoding family 65 glycosyl hydrolase domain-containing protein, whose protein sequence is MKNYIKHDPWSIIEEGFVPEYNRISESIFSIGNGMFGGRANFEEQYSGDTLQGNYVAGVYYPDKTRVGWWKNGYPEYFAKVLNAANWIGINIEFDGEALDLHTAEVSQFRRELNMKEGYLQRAFTATLPSGKSVEVITTRFNSMVRNRIGAIAYQVTPLNFSGETKITPYVDFDVVNADSNYDEKFWVEQEKEANPDFSYIVASTKKTDFWVATGMRFNIGGEWSSNGRSTNDREKYVEVTEAGQVTAGKSFTIYKYAANISSMNFEKDTLATTCGNQVAEAMETGFDALMDEQKAAWAENWKMSDITIDGDVSSQQGIRFNIFQLNQTYTGKDERLNIGPKGFTGEKYGGSTYWDTEAYCLPFYLATSDQEVARNLVMYRYKHLGRAIENAEKLGFTDGAALYPMVTMNGEECHNEWEITFEEIHRNGAIAYAIFDYINYHGDNEYLVDYGLEVLIAISRFWAQRVQWSKAKNQYVMLGVTGPNEYENNVNNNWYTSKIALWTLKYTLEGLEEFKDSPKLASLLNKINFKAEEETAKWNHILENMYLGYDEERGVFLQQDGFLDKELIKTDDMAPGDRPINQKWSWDRILRSCYIKQADTLQGVYLFEDEFDLETIERNFDFYEPLTVHESSLSPCVHGILASKLGRKAKAYEMYIRTARLDLDDYNNDTEDGCHTTSMAGTWMAFAKGFAGMRVRNGELYFSPSLPDEWDGYSFKIKFRERNLKISATKTNVTIKNDSQEDLALFIYDNQQTIAANAEVTVAIA, encoded by the coding sequence ATGAAGAATTACATCAAGCATGACCCTTGGTCGATAATCGAAGAAGGGTTCGTTCCTGAATACAATAGAATTTCAGAGAGTATTTTCAGTATTGGAAATGGCATGTTCGGTGGACGTGCAAATTTCGAAGAGCAGTACTCAGGAGATACCCTGCAAGGAAACTATGTGGCAGGTGTTTACTATCCAGACAAAACGAGAGTCGGGTGGTGGAAAAATGGATACCCGGAGTATTTTGCGAAAGTATTGAATGCGGCGAATTGGATAGGTATTAACATCGAGTTTGACGGCGAAGCCTTAGACTTGCATACCGCAGAAGTTTCTCAGTTTCGTAGAGAGCTAAACATGAAGGAAGGCTATCTTCAGCGAGCATTCACCGCTACCTTACCTAGTGGTAAATCAGTTGAAGTGATCACGACCAGATTTAACAGCATGGTACGTAATCGTATTGGTGCTATTGCATATCAAGTGACACCACTCAACTTTTCAGGAGAGACTAAAATCACACCATACGTCGATTTTGATGTAGTTAATGCGGATTCCAACTATGATGAGAAGTTTTGGGTTGAGCAGGAAAAAGAGGCAAATCCCGATTTTTCATATATCGTAGCAAGTACCAAGAAAACAGACTTTTGGGTGGCTACAGGTATGCGTTTCAATATCGGTGGTGAATGGTCTAGTAACGGCCGATCGACAAATGATAGAGAAAAGTATGTTGAGGTAACCGAAGCTGGACAAGTAACTGCTGGTAAGAGTTTCACCATCTATAAGTATGCTGCGAATATCTCTTCAATGAATTTTGAAAAGGATACTTTGGCTACAACTTGTGGCAATCAAGTTGCTGAGGCGATGGAAACAGGGTTTGACGCCCTAATGGATGAGCAGAAAGCTGCTTGGGCTGAAAACTGGAAAATGAGTGATATTACCATTGACGGAGATGTTTCTTCTCAGCAAGGTATCCGCTTCAACATATTTCAACTAAACCAGACTTACACTGGAAAGGATGAGCGTTTGAACATAGGGCCTAAAGGCTTTACGGGTGAGAAGTATGGAGGAAGTACTTATTGGGATACTGAAGCCTATTGTTTACCATTCTACTTGGCCACTTCAGATCAGGAGGTAGCGAGAAACCTTGTGATGTACCGCTACAAACATTTGGGTAGAGCAATCGAAAATGCCGAAAAACTTGGCTTTACCGATGGTGCTGCTTTGTACCCGATGGTAACCATGAATGGTGAGGAGTGTCACAACGAATGGGAGATAACCTTCGAAGAAATCCATAGAAATGGAGCCATTGCTTATGCCATATTTGATTACATTAACTATCATGGAGATAATGAGTACTTAGTAGATTATGGTCTTGAAGTATTGATCGCTATCTCACGATTTTGGGCGCAGAGAGTGCAATGGTCTAAAGCCAAGAACCAATACGTAATGCTTGGTGTGACAGGACCAAATGAGTATGAAAACAACGTGAATAATAACTGGTACACCAGTAAAATCGCTTTGTGGACGCTCAAATATACTTTAGAGGGTCTTGAAGAGTTTAAGGACAGCCCAAAACTCGCTTCATTACTCAATAAGATAAACTTCAAAGCCGAGGAGGAAACGGCTAAGTGGAATCATATTTTAGAGAATATGTATTTGGGATATGATGAGGAGCGGGGTGTGTTCTTACAGCAAGATGGGTTCTTAGACAAAGAATTGATCAAGACTGATGATATGGCACCTGGAGATAGACCAATCAACCAAAAATGGTCTTGGGACAGAATCCTCCGATCTTGTTATATCAAACAGGCCGATACGCTGCAAGGAGTTTACTTATTTGAAGATGAATTCGACTTGGAGACTATCGAAAGAAATTTTGATTTCTATGAGCCTCTTACGGTCCATGAATCTTCGCTGTCTCCTTGTGTGCACGGTATTTTGGCATCTAAACTAGGTAGAAAAGCAAAGGCATACGAGATGTATATTCGTACAGCTCGTCTCGACCTAGATGATTACAATAACGATACTGAAGACGGTTGCCATACAACATCAATGGCAGGTACTTGGATGGCCTTTGCTAAAGGTTTTGCAGGTATGAGAGTTAGAAATGGAGAATTATATTTTAGCCCATCGTTACCAGATGAGTGGGATGGTTACTCGTTTAAAATCAAGTTTAGAGAGCGTAATCTTAAAATCTCGGCTACTAAGACCAATGTGACGATTAAGAATGACTCACAAGAGGATTTGGCACTGTTTATATATGATAATCAGCAAACAATTGCGGCTAATGCAGAAGTGACTGTAGCGATTGCCTAA
- the pgmB gene encoding beta-phosphoglucomutase, whose translation MNSPKACIFDLDGVIVDTVPAHYTAWKAMADEVGVAFDEKENENLKGVSRFDSMKHILSLGNIEKTDEEIQAFTEKKNAIYVDIISSMTPADILPGVVEFIDKLKANGIAIAIGSASKNTPTILKCVGLEKVFKVIVDGNQITNSKPDPEVFLKGAAQLGVEPKECVVLEDAISGVKAAKSGGMKCIGVGHPDVLSEADIVVNDLTNVDIDFLKALYSNEELHQA comes from the coding sequence ATGAATTCACCCAAAGCATGCATCTTTGATCTGGATGGTGTCATAGTAGATACTGTTCCAGCACACTACACCGCCTGGAAGGCCATGGCCGACGAGGTAGGCGTAGCATTTGACGAAAAAGAAAACGAGAATCTGAAAGGCGTCAGCCGCTTCGATTCAATGAAACACATCCTCTCTCTTGGAAATATTGAGAAAACGGATGAAGAGATTCAGGCATTCACAGAGAAAAAGAATGCGATTTATGTAGATATCATCTCTTCCATGACTCCAGCCGATATACTCCCTGGCGTAGTGGAATTTATAGATAAACTAAAGGCCAACGGAATAGCCATTGCCATTGGTTCGGCCAGTAAAAACACACCAACAATTCTAAAATGTGTTGGGTTGGAAAAGGTTTTCAAAGTGATCGTCGATGGTAATCAAATCACAAATTCGAAACCAGACCCAGAGGTTTTTCTTAAAGGAGCGGCACAATTGGGCGTTGAACCAAAAGAATGTGTGGTTCTCGAAGATGCGATCTCAGGCGTAAAGGCAGCCAAATCTGGTGGTATGAAATGTATTGGCGTAGGACATCCAGATGTGCTAAGTGAAGCAGATATCGTAGTCAATGATTTAACGAACGTAGATATAGATTTTTTAAAAGCATTATACAGTAATGAAGAATTACATCAAGCATGA